The genomic region TGTGAACTGCTGCGGCCGCCCGTTCTCGTCGGCGGGTACGACCATCCGGCTGGGGCTGACAGTCAGCGAGAAGTCCGACTGGTCCGGCGGAGCGGTGTTCATCGGCGCGATCGGCATCAATGCCAAGAGCACCGGCAGTACGGCACCTGAAATGTGAGGCAAAATCGAGACCTGTTCAGGGTGAATTAAGGTGAAAGATGGGTTCTTATCCTAACTGGGGCTCGCCACCCTGATACCACGATTGGTCTCACGAGATGCCTGTAACTGGATGCAGGCGTTGCTGTCACCCGGTCCGGAGCGACACAGTGGGCCTTCGCTCGAATCGCCGCTGCCGGGCGCCGGAGGCCGGGCGCTGCGGGTCACCGCAACATCGGGTGACCCGCAGCGGGTCGGGCTACTTGAGCCAGGCCGCGTTGCGGACCAGCGGGGTGGCCGACCACGCCTTACCGAAACCGAACGTGTTCCCGGCGTTGAGCAGGGCCAGGACGATCAGGATGGCCGCGTAGACGAGGTGGTCGTCCATGAACGGGTTGCTCGACGGCGGCAGGACCGCTGCCCACATCATGACGACCAGGATCGCGCCGCCGATCGCGGCGAGCCGCATCCCGATGCCGAGGATCAGCGCCGTGCCGATGGCCAGCAGCGCACCCATGAACAGCACGTTGGTGACGGTGTCACCGGCGATGGCGGTGAAGAAGCCACTGAACGGGCCCTCGTGTCGAAGGCTGGATCCCCAGATCGACCCCACCCGACCTGGCTGGGGCTGAACAGCCGGGCGCAGCCACAGTGCCTACGGACCCGCCGACTCTGCCCCATGCTGATCTGCCTGAGCAGTGCCGCAGCGATTAGTGACCAAGGTCGCGGCCGAGGAAGCACGACAACAGTTGCCTGAACTCGTGCGGGTGTTCGATCGCCGGCACGTGCCCACATCTGCCGAACACGTGCAGACGGACATCGGCCAGGCGTTCGAGCAAGGGCTGGGCTGCCGTCCCGAGCGGGGTGACCCGATCCTCGGCGCCGTGCACGAGCAGCACGGGTACGCGCACCGCTGCAAGCGTCCGCGCCGAGAGGGTGAGGTCGTCGACCCATCGCGTCCTGGGTGGAGGGAACAGCGACGCGAACGCGGCCTCCCCCGCTCGCATCGCAGCCGCACGGGCATCGACTGCCGCATCGGTCACGAGCGCCTGGTCGAGGACGAGGCGACTCAGCATGTCCCGTGCTCCGAGCGGGCCGGCGGGGGCGGCCCAGACCGCGTCGAGATCGGCGGACAGCGGCGCACCGGGGGCACCCATCGTCGAGACCGCCACGACGCGTGTGACCTGCTGGGGGCGCGCGGCCGCCAGCGCCAGCGCCACGGCGCCGCCCATGGAGTGACCCACCACGGCGTAGCGCTCAATACCGAGAGCGTCCATCAGGGCGGCGGCCTGCTCCGTCCACAGCCGGAGCCCACCCCTGGAGCCCGCCGGGACAGGTGTACGCCCGAACCCCGCCTGATCCGGCGCCACCACGTGCCAGGACGTGCCCAACGCCTGTGCCGTCGCCGCCCAGGCGCCGGACCCGGTCGTGCCGGGTCCGGAGCCGTGCAGCATCAGCACCCCGGAGCCGGTGCCGCTCTCCAGGACGTAGACGGGTGAGCCGTCGACAGTGACTGTCCGAGGTGCCGTCACCGGGGCAGGCCAGGTGCGCTCATGCCGACGCGGAGTCGACCGACTTCGAGAAGAGCTCCATCATCGCCCTGCCGAACTGCGGCATGTCGGGCCACCCCCGGCAGGAGACGAGGTTGCCGTCCACGACGTCGGGAGCGTCGATCACAGTCGCGCCCGCGTTCTCCATGTCACCGGTGATCGGCGGGAAGCACGCCGTCTTTCGACCCTTCAGCAGCCCGTACACCGCTGGCACCTGCGCGCCGTGGCACACGAGCGCGATGGGAAGGTTGCGCGCGAAGAAGTGCTCGGTGATGCGCCTGACGTCGGCGTCGACCCGGATCCACTCGGGGGCACGTCCCCCGGGGATGATGAGGGCGTCATAGCGTTCGACGTCGACGTCGGCCCAGGGCACGTCGACAGGCAGTTTCCGGCCGTTCTTCTCCACGTAGGCGTCGGAGTTGGGGTCGAACTCGTGGATGACAAGCTGCACGTCACGCGTCGTGCGCGACGAGACGTCGACGTCCCAGCCGCCCTCCTGCACTCGATAGTAGGGATACATCGTGTCGAGTTCCTCGGCGGCGTCGCCGGTCAGGAGCAGCGCTCTGGGCACCTGCTTCTCCTCGCATGTGGGGACGGGTGGTGGATCCAATCCGATCCGATCGATTGAGTTAGCATTCCCCGGCCCAGCCCACCCGTCAAGCCTCTACCGCCACTCCGTCCGCGTCCTTGACCTCGTCGAACAATCGTCGGAAGCGCTCGCCGGACCGCAGGATGTGCCGACGCATCGCGTAGGCGGCGGCGTCGGGGTCACGCGCGGCGATCGCGGCCACCACCTCCTCGTGCTCGGCCATGGCCAGGTGCGTGACCTGGGTGTCGTGGTGCAGCCGGAAGAGATGCACGTGGCTGTGCAGGCGAGCGAGCGCCTCGCGGATGACCTGGTTCTCCGCGCTCAGGGCGACGAGATCGTGAAAGGCGGCGTCGCGTAGCCCGAAGGCGCCGTAGGCCGAGGGCCCGTCGCCCTCCTCCAGCTCCGCCATCTCCTCAAGCATTCGCCGCAGGCCGGCCACCTGTTCCGAGGATGCGCGTTCGGCGGATCTGCGCGCCGCTGCAGGCTCGAGGAGCAGGCGGACCTCGAGCATGTCCTCGAATCGGTGACGGGTGATCTGGGGCGGAATGCGGTACCCGGCATGGGGCACACGCACGACCAGGCCCTCGGCCTCCATCCGGTTCAGGGCGTCTCGGATCGGTGTCTGAGAGACCCCCAGCTCGCGCGCCAGGACGTCGATCGTGACGCGGGAGCCAGGCTCGATCCGTAGCGACATCAGCTGTCCGAGCAGCGTGTCGTACACCTCGTCGGCAAGCCGGCCGCCAGCTCTTCCCGGCGGCGTTCCGCCCGGCCCGGCCCTACGGCCCCGCGCGATCATCGCTTCGTCGTCCATCGTGACGTGAGGACCTTTCTTGCGCCTTCGGGAACCTGTTGACATCAGTCACAACGCTGCGGGATGCTGACGCCCCCACTGGATCGTATAGGAAAAGCGTCGAAGGCTCGGCATCAGGCTTTCCTCGCGGCGCCGCCCACCATCGCTCTACTTCGATCTTGTGTTGCCGGTCCACGGGTCGGCCCGGCAACGCGCCTGAACAACCCAGCAACTGCTCGGCGAAGCACATAGCGAGGCTCTAGAAGTCCCCACTCCGAAAGCAGGCAGGAAGATGCGGCATCCACAGCGAATAGGACGAACATCCGTTCCCGGGCGAAAGGTACGGCTGGCGGCGGCGGCCATGCTGCTGGTGGCCACGACCCTGACGGCCTGCGGCGGTGGCGAGGACGACGACGCGAAGGTGAGCGCCCCCAAGGCGCCGGCGACCATCCCGGAACTCACCAAGGACCCCCTGACCCTGAGCTTCATCTGGTTCGACTGGCCGCCGGCGCACGCGCTTGAGGACTTCGCGAACGCGGAGTACAAGAAGGAGCGGCCGAACGCGACCATCAAGGTCAACACCGTGCCGAACGCGAACTGGCACGACGCGATGTTCACCCAGTTCGCCGCGCACAAGACCGACTTCGACATCGCGATCCTGGACTCGCAACACATCGGCGAGGCGGTGACGAACGGCAACATCCTCGACATCACCGACTTCGTCAAGCAGAACATCGACGTCGCGGCCTACAACCCCTACCTCCTGGCGGCCTACGGCCAGTTCCCCCAGGCGGAGACCGGCAAGCGCGACGAGAACGCCAGCCTGTACGGACTGCCGTTGCTCGGCGACACCTGGACGATGATCTACCGCAAGGACCTGATCGGCGACAAGCCACCGCAGACCTGGGACGAGATGATCTCCGCCGCCGCGAGGTGCCAGGCGGACAACCCTGGCGTCAGCGGGCTTGCCTTCCACCAGGCGAACGGCTCCGACGCCGCGGCCGTCACCTACAACACGGTCAACGGCATCTACGGCGGCAACCTCTGGGACTCCAAGACGCGCAAGATCGACGGCGTCATCAACGACGCTGCCGGCCAGGAGGCGATGGACGTCCTGGTCAACAAGATGAAGCCGCTGACCGCCAAGGGCTCCGGCAACTGGTTCATCGACGAGGTGAACGCGGCGGTCGCCCAGGGCAAGGCATGCATCGCGTTCAACTGGATCGCCGCGAGCGGCGGCCTGCTTGATCCGAAACAGTCGACGCTCGGCACCACGCGGAAGCAGATTCTCGACAAGCTGGGCTTTGCCACCCTGCCGAGCCAGAAGACGAACCTGGTCCCGCTCGGCGGCATGGGGATGCACGTGTCGGCCTACTCCTCCAAGGCGAACCAGGCCGAGGCCCTGAACTTCATGAAGTGGTTCGAGCGGGCTGACATCCAGAAGAAGTGGGCCGCGGCCGGTGGCGTGCCGTCGCGTACGGACGCCCTCCAGTCGCCCGAGTTCCTCAACGCCGGGCCGTTCAACCAGGTGTACACCGACTCGGTTCCGCGGATGCGGGACATGTGGAACGTGCCCGAGTACGCGCGCCTCGTCAACATCGAGAACACCAACGTGAACGCGGCTCTCAACGGCGCGAAGAAGCCGAAGGACGCGCTCGACGACATCGCCAAGGAGCAGCAGGGCGTACTCGACTCCAGCGGCCGCAAGGGCGGCGGCGGACTGTGAGTGACCCTGTCCCTCTGACGACCGACCACCCCGGGCAGGTGGCGTCGGCGACGCCACCTGCACGGGGTCGGTCCCGCCGGCTGACCGATCGCGGACTCGCCGTGGCCTTCATCTCCCCCGCGCTGCTGCTGTTGCTCGCGATGTCGGTGTTTCCGTTGCTGTGGGCGTTGTACCTGTCCTTCACCGACTACTCGGCCACCCGCGGAGGGCCCGCTAATTTCATCGGGTTCGGGAACTACACGGCCATCCTGACGTCGGCGCAGGTCCACCAGAGAGCCCTGACGACGTTGATCTACGTGGTCGGCGCGGTAGCCCTGCAGACCGTGCTCGGTTTCGGCATCGCGTACCTGATCTCACGGCGTACGCACGGGCGAGGAGCGCTCACCACTCTGTTCCTGGTGCCGATGATGCTGTCGCCGGTCGTGGTCGGGCTGTTCTGGCGATTCATGCTCGACGCGCAGTTCGGCGTGGTCAACAGCATGCTCGGCTCGCTCGGCCTCGGGCAGGTGGAGTGGCTCACCCGGCAGCGAACGGCGTTGCTCTCCCTGATCGTCGTCGACACCTGGCAATGGACGCCGTTCATCATGCTCATCGCGCTCGCGGGCCTCACCGCGGTTCCCAAGTACCTGTACGAGGCCGCCTCGATCGACAGGGCGTCCGAGTGGTTCCGGTTCCGGACCATCACTCTTCCGCTCGTGTGGCCGCTGCTGCTCATTGCCGTGATGTTCCGGGGCATCGAGGCCTTCCGGCTGTTCGACCTCGTCTACATCCTCACCAGCGGAGGTCCGGGTGTCTCCACCGAGACGTTGTCGTTCCACGTCTACAAGGTCGCGTTCCTGGGCTTCAACACCGGCACTGCCTCGGCGTACGGGATCCTCATGGTCCTCGTCGTCATCGTCCTCACGCAGCTCTACCTGCGCTACCTGAACAAGCTCAAGGAGGGCTGATGGCCGTCTCCGTCGACGAGGCCGTCTCCACAGGTCCTGCCCCGGATCACACGCCCGCCGCGCGTCGCCTCGGCGGCCGGGGCCGCTCCGGGCTTGAGGTCGCGCTGCTGATCGTGCTGGCAGTCGTGATGCTCTTCCCGGTGCTGTGGATGATCGAGACGTCCATCAAGGAGAACCGGGACGTCTACGCCATTCCCGCCAAGTTCTTCGGCTTCGACGTCACCATTGACCATTTCAAGGACGTGTTCGTCGCCCCCGGGGGTGGGCGCTCGGCCCTGTCCGTCGCGTTCCTCAACTCCGTCGTGGTCGCCGGGGTCTCCACGCTGCTGGCCACCGTGCTGGGGGTCCCGGCGGCGTGGGCCTACGCACGCTTCGCCGTGCGGGCCAAGAAGGACCAACTGTTCTTCATCCTGTCCACCCGCTTCATGCCGCCCGTGGTGGTCGTGGTCCCGATCTTCCTCATGTACCGCCAGGTCGGGCTCATCGACAGCAAGCTCGGCCTGATCCTCATCTACGCCGCGTTCAACGTCCCGTTCACGATCTGGATGATGAAGGGGTTCGTCGACGAGGTGCCCGCGGAGTACGAGGATGCCGCCATGCTCGACGGCTACACCCGCTTGCAGGCCTTCTGGCGATACACCCTTCCCCTGCTCGTGCCCGGCATCGCCGCGACGGCGGTCTTCGCACTCATCTTCTCGTGGAACGAGTTCGTCTTCGCCATCTTCCTCACCTCGAGCGACGAGGTGCGGACGGCCCCACCCGCCATCGCCGGCCTCATCGGCGGCACCACTACGGACTGGGGTCTCGTGGCCGCCGCCTCAGTGGTGTTCGCCCTACCGGTGCTGGTCTTCGCCTACCTGGTGCGCAAGCACCTCGTCGCCGGTGTGACGCTCGGGGCGGTGCGACGCTGATGGCGGGCATCGAGGTGACAGCGCTGCACAAGCGCTACCCGGACGGGACTGTCGCGGTCGAGCACGTGGACCTCTCCATCGGCGACGGCGAGCTGTTCGTGATGCTCGGCCCCTCGGGGTGTGGCAAGACGACCACGCTGCGGGCCATCGCCGGCCTGGAGAGGCAGACGACAGGCGACATCCGCATCGGCGAGACGCTCGTCAACGACCTGCGGCCCGCCGATCGCGACATCGCCATGGTGTTCCAGTTCTACGCCCTCTACCCGCATCTGAGAACCCGCGACAACCTGGCGTTCCCACTACGGGCCGAGGGACTGCCCAAGGCGGAGGTGCACGAGCGGGTCAACGAGGCCGCCCGGCTGATGCGGCTCGGCCCGCTCCTGGACCGGCGCCCGCGCCAACTGTCCGGCGGGGAGCAGCAACGCGTCGCGCTCGCGCGCGCCCTGGTGCGACGACCGCGCGCGTTCCTCATGGACGAACCGCTCACCAATCTGGACGCGGAGCTGAGGGCGGACATGCGCACTGAGATCAAGCACCTGCAGGGCGAGCTGGGGGCCACGATGGTCTACGTCACCCACGACCAGGTCGAGGCGATGTCGCTCGGTCACCGAATCGCCATCCTCAACAACGGCCGCGTCGAGCAGATCGGCACCCCACTGGAGGTCTACGACCGTCCGGCGAGCCTCTTCTGCGCCGCATTCATCGGCTCTCCGCCGATGAACCTGATCGAGGTCGAGGTGGCAGACGGGACGCTGCGCGGTAAGGGCGGACTGGTCCTCACGCCGCCGCCGGGCCTGCCGCGTGACCGTAGCCTGGTCGCGGGCGTCCGGCCGGAGGCGCTGGAAGTCACCGAGCCAGGGGCGGACAGTTCGGTCCCGGCCCGGGTGGTCTCGGCGGAGTGGCTGGGCGACGAAATCATCTACGTGGTCGACCACGGCGGCCAGAGCGACGTACGGGTTCGAATGCCACCGACTGTCCGTTTCGCCGCTGACGCGAAGGTCGGGCTACGGCACACCGGCGGGACCCCGGCGGTCTACGACGTGCGCACGGAAGAGCTGGTGGCCTGATGGGAACCGTGGCGGTGCAGGGGCTGTCCAAGTCCTTCGGGAAGGTCCAGGCCCTCGACGGGGTGACGCTCGACGTGCCGGACGGCTCGTTCTTCGTCGTGCTCGGGCCCTCCGGGGCAGGCAAGACGACGACCCTACGCGCGATCGCCGGCCTGGAGAAGCTTGACGCCGGGTCGGTGCACCTGGACGGGAGGGACGCCACAGGTGACGCCCCGGCCGCACGCGACCTGGCCATGGTCTTCCAGAGCTACGCCCTCTACCCACGACACACGGTGTACGAGAACATCGCCTCGCCGCTGCGGGCCCGCCGCTGTTCGTCGAGCGAGATCGCCGCTGCCGTCGAGCAGATGTCGAGCCTGCTGCACATCGAACGTCTGCTGCAACGTCGTCCCGCGCAACTGTCGGGCGGTGAGATGCAGCGTGTCGCCCTGGCCCGGGCGCTGGTCCGTCGCCCGCGCGCGTTCCTCATGGACGAGCCACTGACGAACCTCGACCTCAAGCTCCGCGTCGAGATGCGCACCGAGCTCACCCGCATCCACCGCAGCCTCGGAGCAACATTCGTCTACGTGACAAACGACCAGGTCGAGGCCCTGTCCATGGCCGACCAGGTCGCGGTCCTCAAGGAGGGGAAGGTGCAACAGGTCGGAACACCCACCGAGGTGTACGAGCGTCCCGCCAACCAGTGGGTCGCGGGATTCGTCGGGAGCCCACCGATCAGCCTGCTCGCCTGCCACGCCGAGGGAGATCGCCTGGTCGGTGCGGAAGGCTGGACGCTGCCGCGGCCCCGCTGGACCACGGCAGAGGACGGTCGTGCGCTGCTGCTGGGCCTGCGCGCGGAGGACCTGTCCGTCGAACAGCGTGGAAGCGCGTCGTTGTCGGGAGAGCTCTACGGGCTTGAGCCGCTTGGTGACCGAACGGTGGTCGACGTCCGGGTGGGGGCGGAGATCCTCAAGGTCAAGGCCCGACCCACAGTCACCGGTACGCCTGGCGAGCGGCTACTGGTCACTGTCGACCTGGACCGTGCGCACCTGTTCGACGCGGGCACCGGGCTGTCGCTGTCCGAGGCTGGGCGCTGACCCGCCGGGCGGCGACGGCGCCATGCGCCCGCACCTGGCGATCGACCCTCGGCAGACAGTCGCCGGTGAGCACGGCCGGACGACGCGGAGACGGCAGGGGCCCGAGACGGCGATCGGTGGCGCGGGACGTCGGCCCGCGGACAGGGTCGCGGCCACCCTCGACCCGCTCGGCAACCTCGCCACCGACCAGGGCGTGTGAGCCGTCGGTCCACGTGGGCAACGCGACCGCTGAGGCACCCCGGACAGCACCAAGAAGATCACAGGAGGCGACGCGATGAGTGACCCGATCAACGTCCTGGCCCCCGAGCACAGGCGGCTCCGGATCGGCGACGCCTGGCGCGACGCCGCGAGCGGCGCCACCTTTGCCGTCGAGGACCCGGCCACCGGCAAGACCATTGCCGAGGTGGCGGACGCCGACGTCGTCGACGGGCTCGCCGCCCTGGACGCGGCGAGCACGGCGATGGCCGAGTGGGCGGCGACCCCGCCCCGGAAGCGGTCGGAGTTGTTGACCGCGACGTACCGGGCACTTACCGAGCGATCCGAGGAGGTCGCCCGCCTGATAACGCTCGAGATGGGCAAGCCGCTCGCCGAGGCTCGGGGAGAGGTGGCCTACGGTGCCGAGTTCTTCCGTTGGTTCGCCGAGGAGGCGGTACGCGTCGAGGGGCGCTACAGCGTCGCTCCCGCCGGTGGATATCGCATCCTCACCGTGCCGAAGCCGGTCGGACCATGCGTCTTCGTGACGCCCTGGAACTTTCCGTTGGCGATGGGTGCCCGCAAGATCGCTCCTGCGCTGGCCGCGGGCTGCACGACGATCACCAAGCCGGCAGGCCAGACGCCACTCACCATGCTGTTCCTGGCCCGCATCATGGAGGAGGTGGGCGTCCCCCCGGGCGTCGTCAACGTGGTGACCACCAAACGTTCCGGCACGGTGGTCTCGGCGCTGCTGGCCGACAGCCGGACCCGCAAGCTCTCGTTCACCGGGTCGACCGAGGTCGGGCGCGTGCTGCTCCGACAGGCCGCGGACAACGTGCTGCGTACCTCGATGGAACTGGGCGGCAACGCGGCCTTGATCGTGTGTGCCGACGCCGACCTGGACGTCGCGATCGACGGCGCCATGGTGGCCAAGATGCGCAACATCGGGGAGTCCTGCATCGCGGCCAACCGGATCTACGTCGAGGAGCCGGTGCGCGAGGAGTTCACGGCACGCTTCGTCGAGCGGATGGGCGCGCTCTCGATGGGCCATGGTCTCGACGACGGCGTCACCGTCGGTGCGTTGATCGACGAGGCCTCGGTCGCCAAGATCGACGAGCTGGTCGCGGACGCGGTCGATCGCGGCGCCCGGGTCCTGGTGGGTGGTGAGCGTCCGGATGGGCCGGGCCACTTCTACCCGCCCACGGTCCTCGTCGACGTGCCCGACGATGCACGGATGCTGGAGGAGGAGATCTTCGGCCCGGTGGCGCCGATCATCTCGTTCACGTCCGACGACGAGGTGCTGGCGAAGGCCAACGACACCGAGCACGGCCTGGTCGGCTACGTCTTCACCCGCGACCTCCAGCGGGCGCTCCGGTTCACCGAGGGGCTGGACACGGGGATGGTCGGCGTCAACCGTGGTCTGATATCGGACCCGTCAGCTCCGTTCGGAGGCGTGAAGCAGTCCGGGATCGGCAAGGAGGGGTCGCACGAGGGCATCCGTGAGTACCTCGACCTCACCTACGCGGCGATCGACCTCCCATGACCGGCCTGCCGCTCCGGGCGCCCGGCGCTCGCGCCCGCGCCACCCGGGCGGCCAGCCCTGCCGACGCCGTCCCGGTCTCGCAGGTGACCTGGACGTCCGCCCCGCACATCGCCGCCGACGTTCCGGAGAGGCACCGACATGCTTGAGACCGTCCGCGGACCACGCCAGTTGATAGTGGGCGAAGGGGTCGCGCAGAACATCCCCCGAGTGGTGGCCGAGAGTGGCTCGCGCGTCCTCATCGTGACCGACCAGGTTCTTCTGGGTCAGCCGGGCGTGGCCGAGATCGTGGCCGCCGTGCGGGAGAAGGTCCAGGCCGTCGAGGTGTTCTCCGACGCGACTCCCGACGTGCCACTCTCCGACGTCGCCCTGGCCGTCTCGGCCGCCGCCGAGGTGGACGCCGACGTGATCCTCGCCATCGGGGGTGGCACGGTGATCGACCTCGCCAAGATCGTCGGCGTCATCCGACGCCACGGTGGGACGCCGCGCGACTTCTACGGCGAGTCGAGGGTGCCGGGGCCGACGATGCCACTCGTCGCGGTCCCGACGACGTCAGGCACCGGCTCCGAACTCACGCCCGTCTCGGTGCTGACCGACCCGGACCGCGAGCTGAAGGTGGGGGTCTCCAGCGTCCACATCGTGCCCGACTTCGCCATCGTCGACCCCGAACTCACCTACACCTGCCCTGCGACAGTCACTGCCCACTCCGGCATCGACGCGTTGTGTCACGCCGTGGAGAGCTACACCGCGCGACCCCGGCCCCACGGACCGCGCGACCCGGTGGAGCAGGTGTTCCTCGGCCGCAACCCGATCACCGACCACTACGCGCTCCTGGCCGCGGAGCGCATCGCCCGTAGCCTGCGTCGTGCTGTCCGCGACGGAGGCGACACGGACGCCCGCGCGGACATGTCCTACGGGTCCATGCTCGCCGGGCTCGCGT from Micromonospora lupini harbors:
- a CDS encoding alpha/beta fold hydrolase, translating into MTAPRTVTVDGSPVYVLESGTGSGVLMLHGSGPGTTGSGAWAATAQALGTSWHVVAPDQAGFGRTPVPAGSRGGLRLWTEQAAALMDALGIERYAVVGHSMGGAVALALAAARPQQVTRVVAVSTMGAPGAPLSADLDAVWAAPAGPLGARDMLSRLVLDQALVTDAAVDARAAAMRAGEAAFASLFPPPRTRWVDDLTLSARTLAAVRVPVLLVHGAEDRVTPLGTAAQPLLERLADVRLHVFGRCGHVPAIEHPHEFRQLLSCFLGRDLGH
- a CDS encoding DJ-1/PfpI family protein codes for the protein MPRALLLTGDAAEELDTMYPYYRVQEGGWDVDVSSRTTRDVQLVIHEFDPNSDAYVEKNGRKLPVDVPWADVDVERYDALIIPGGRAPEWIRVDADVRRITEHFFARNLPIALVCHGAQVPAVYGLLKGRKTACFPPITGDMENAGATVIDAPDVVDGNLVSCRGWPDMPQFGRAMMELFSKSVDSASA
- a CDS encoding GntR family transcriptional regulator, producing MDDEAMIARGRRAGPGGTPPGRAGGRLADEVYDTLLGQLMSLRIEPGSRVTIDVLARELGVSQTPIRDALNRMEAEGLVVRVPHAGYRIPPQITRHRFEDMLEVRLLLEPAAARRSAERASSEQVAGLRRMLEEMAELEEGDGPSAYGAFGLRDAAFHDLVALSAENQVIREALARLHSHVHLFRLHHDTQVTHLAMAEHEEVVAAIAARDPDAAAYAMRRHILRSGERFRRLFDEVKDADGVAVEA
- a CDS encoding extracellular solute-binding protein, producing MLLVATTLTACGGGEDDDAKVSAPKAPATIPELTKDPLTLSFIWFDWPPAHALEDFANAEYKKERPNATIKVNTVPNANWHDAMFTQFAAHKTDFDIAILDSQHIGEAVTNGNILDITDFVKQNIDVAAYNPYLLAAYGQFPQAETGKRDENASLYGLPLLGDTWTMIYRKDLIGDKPPQTWDEMISAAARCQADNPGVSGLAFHQANGSDAAAVTYNTVNGIYGGNLWDSKTRKIDGVINDAAGQEAMDVLVNKMKPLTAKGSGNWFIDEVNAAVAQGKACIAFNWIAASGGLLDPKQSTLGTTRKQILDKLGFATLPSQKTNLVPLGGMGMHVSAYSSKANQAEALNFMKWFERADIQKKWAAAGGVPSRTDALQSPEFLNAGPFNQVYTDSVPRMRDMWNVPEYARLVNIENTNVNAALNGAKKPKDALDDIAKEQQGVLDSSGRKGGGGL
- a CDS encoding carbohydrate ABC transporter permease is translated as MAFISPALLLLLAMSVFPLLWALYLSFTDYSATRGGPANFIGFGNYTAILTSAQVHQRALTTLIYVVGAVALQTVLGFGIAYLISRRTHGRGALTTLFLVPMMLSPVVVGLFWRFMLDAQFGVVNSMLGSLGLGQVEWLTRQRTALLSLIVVDTWQWTPFIMLIALAGLTAVPKYLYEAASIDRASEWFRFRTITLPLVWPLLLIAVMFRGIEAFRLFDLVYILTSGGPGVSTETLSFHVYKVAFLGFNTGTASAYGILMVLVVIVLTQLYLRYLNKLKEG
- a CDS encoding carbohydrate ABC transporter permease, producing MAVSVDEAVSTGPAPDHTPAARRLGGRGRSGLEVALLIVLAVVMLFPVLWMIETSIKENRDVYAIPAKFFGFDVTIDHFKDVFVAPGGGRSALSVAFLNSVVVAGVSTLLATVLGVPAAWAYARFAVRAKKDQLFFILSTRFMPPVVVVVPIFLMYRQVGLIDSKLGLILIYAAFNVPFTIWMMKGFVDEVPAEYEDAAMLDGYTRLQAFWRYTLPLLVPGIAATAVFALIFSWNEFVFAIFLTSSDEVRTAPPAIAGLIGGTTTDWGLVAAASVVFALPVLVFAYLVRKHLVAGVTLGAVRR
- a CDS encoding ABC transporter ATP-binding protein: MAGIEVTALHKRYPDGTVAVEHVDLSIGDGELFVMLGPSGCGKTTTLRAIAGLERQTTGDIRIGETLVNDLRPADRDIAMVFQFYALYPHLRTRDNLAFPLRAEGLPKAEVHERVNEAARLMRLGPLLDRRPRQLSGGEQQRVALARALVRRPRAFLMDEPLTNLDAELRADMRTEIKHLQGELGATMVYVTHDQVEAMSLGHRIAILNNGRVEQIGTPLEVYDRPASLFCAAFIGSPPMNLIEVEVADGTLRGKGGLVLTPPPGLPRDRSLVAGVRPEALEVTEPGADSSVPARVVSAEWLGDEIIYVVDHGGQSDVRVRMPPTVRFAADAKVGLRHTGGTPAVYDVRTEELVA
- a CDS encoding ABC transporter ATP-binding protein; translated protein: MGTVAVQGLSKSFGKVQALDGVTLDVPDGSFFVVLGPSGAGKTTTLRAIAGLEKLDAGSVHLDGRDATGDAPAARDLAMVFQSYALYPRHTVYENIASPLRARRCSSSEIAAAVEQMSSLLHIERLLQRRPAQLSGGEMQRVALARALVRRPRAFLMDEPLTNLDLKLRVEMRTELTRIHRSLGATFVYVTNDQVEALSMADQVAVLKEGKVQQVGTPTEVYERPANQWVAGFVGSPPISLLACHAEGDRLVGAEGWTLPRPRWTTAEDGRALLLGLRAEDLSVEQRGSASLSGELYGLEPLGDRTVVDVRVGAEILKVKARPTVTGTPGERLLVTVDLDRAHLFDAGTGLSLSEAGR
- a CDS encoding NAD-dependent succinate-semialdehyde dehydrogenase; this translates as MSDPINVLAPEHRRLRIGDAWRDAASGATFAVEDPATGKTIAEVADADVVDGLAALDAASTAMAEWAATPPRKRSELLTATYRALTERSEEVARLITLEMGKPLAEARGEVAYGAEFFRWFAEEAVRVEGRYSVAPAGGYRILTVPKPVGPCVFVTPWNFPLAMGARKIAPALAAGCTTITKPAGQTPLTMLFLARIMEEVGVPPGVVNVVTTKRSGTVVSALLADSRTRKLSFTGSTEVGRVLLRQAADNVLRTSMELGGNAALIVCADADLDVAIDGAMVAKMRNIGESCIAANRIYVEEPVREEFTARFVERMGALSMGHGLDDGVTVGALIDEASVAKIDELVADAVDRGARVLVGGERPDGPGHFYPPTVLVDVPDDARMLEEEIFGPVAPIISFTSDDEVLAKANDTEHGLVGYVFTRDLQRALRFTEGLDTGMVGVNRGLISDPSAPFGGVKQSGIGKEGSHEGIREYLDLTYAAIDLP
- a CDS encoding iron-containing alcohol dehydrogenase — encoded protein: MLETVRGPRQLIVGEGVAQNIPRVVAESGSRVLIVTDQVLLGQPGVAEIVAAVREKVQAVEVFSDATPDVPLSDVALAVSAAAEVDADVILAIGGGTVIDLAKIVGVIRRHGGTPRDFYGESRVPGPTMPLVAVPTTSGTGSELTPVSVLTDPDRELKVGVSSVHIVPDFAIVDPELTYTCPATVTAHSGIDALCHAVESYTARPRPHGPRDPVEQVFLGRNPITDHYALLAAERIARSLRRAVRDGGDTDARADMSYGSMLAGLAFSHAGNAAPHALQYPIGAATHTPHGVGVGLLLPYALDAARNAISDRLATLARVCGLDVTDASEAEAADTFLAWLDRLLADIGIPPTLADIGVARDDLPRFAEMAGGVTRLIQNHPGPTDTASLTAILEAAWTGDRTRHVATPSRDSERSST